The Lycium barbarum isolate Lr01 chromosome 12, ASM1917538v2, whole genome shotgun sequence genome includes a region encoding these proteins:
- the LOC132621795 gene encoding glycerol-3-phosphate acyltransferase RAM2 isoform X1: MDGTLLVGRSSFPYFALVAFEVGGIFRLLFLVLASPLAGLLYYFISESAGIRVLIFATFVGMKVSDIESVARAVLPKFYSSDLHPETWRVFSSSGKRCVLTANPRIMVEAFLKEYLGVDMVIGTEICTYKGRATGFVNEPGILVGENKFMALQKAFGSKSVPDTGLGDRKTDFPLMNLCKSLQESYIVPSVKPMSQDKLLKPIVFHDGRLVQKPGPSMALMIILWIPVGFLLACLRIAAGALLPMPLVYYAFWALGVRVKVKGNPPPPAQKSTGQTGVLFICSHRTLLDPIFLSTALGRPIPAVTYSLSRLSEIISPIKTVRLTRDRVTDTNMIKKLLEEGDLVICPEGTTSREPFLLRFSALFAELTDEIVPVAMSNKMSMFHGTTARGWKGMDPFYFFMNPSPAYEVTFLNKLPYDLTCRAGKSSYDVANYIQRTIAAILSYECTNFTRKDKYTALAGNDGTVAAKNGLARKKVMGCLQRKV; encoded by the exons ATGGATGGAACTTTACTTGTTGGACGTAGCTCTTTCCCTTATTTTGCACTTGTTGCTTTTGAAGTTGGTGGTATTTTTAGGCTTCTTTTTTTGGTCCTAGCATCACCTTTAGCTGGACTACTATACTATTTCATCTCCGAGTCCGCAGGCATTCGTGTCCTAATTTTTGCAACATTTGTTGGTATGAAAGTGTCCGATATAGAGTCCGTGGCTCGTGCTGTGTTACCAAAGTTTTATTCGAGCGATTTGCACCCTGAGACATGGCGTGTTTTTTCGTCTAGTGGGAAAAGGTGTGTTCTAACGGCGAATCCTAGGATTATGGTCGAAGCGTTTTTGAAGGAATATTTAGGTGTTGATATGGTTATTGGGACAGAGATATGTACATATAAAGGAAGAGCTACTGGATTTGTAAATGAACCTGGAATTCTTGTTGGTGAGAACAAGTTTATGGCTCTTCAAAAGGCCTTTGGTTCTAAATCTGTACCAGATACTGGACTTGGTGATCGCAAGACTGATTTTCCCTTGATGAATTTATGCAAG TCTTTGCAGGAAAGTTACATAGTGCCTAGTGTGAAGCCCATGAGCCAAGACAAATTACTAAAGCCTATAGTTTTCCATGATGGCCGACTTGTTCAAAAACCAGGCCCGTCAATGGCACTCATGATAATTCTTTGGATCCCAGTGGGCTTCCTCTTAGCCTGCTTGCGTATAGCCGCGGGTGCACTCCTACCAATGCCACTAGTCTATTACGCCTTTTGGGCTCTTGGTGTTCGGGTCAAAGTAAAAGGCAACCCACCTCCTCCGGCCCAAAAATCCACGGGCCAAACCGGTGTCCTTTTCATTTGCTCCCATCGAACTCTTCTTGACCCAATTTTTCTCTCAACGGCCCTTGGTAGGCCTATCCCCGCGGTCACTTACTCGTTGTCACGACTGTCTGAGATCATTTCACCTATTAAAACGGTTCGCCTTACCCGTGACCGTGTAACGGATACTAATATGATTAAAAAACTATTGGAAGAAGGTGATTTGGTTATATGCCCTGAAGGGACAACAAGTAGAGAACCATTTTTACTAAGATTTTCAGCCTTATTCGCGGAATTAACTGACGAGATTGTCCCCGTTGCAATGTCTAATAAAATGAGCATGTTCCATGGCACGACGGCTAGGGGTTGGAAAGGAATGGACCCTTTTTATTTCTTCATGAATCCTAGTCCTGCATATGAAGTGACGTTTTTGAATAAATTGCCATATGACTTGACTTGTAGAGCTGGAAAATCAAGCTATGATGTGGCGAATTATATACAGAGGACGATCGCTGCAATATTATCTTATGAGTGCACCAATTTTACTAGGAAGGATAAGTACACGGCTTTGGCTGGAAATGATGGAACAGTGGCAGCAAAAAATGGACTAGCACGCAAGAAAGTTATGGGTTGCTTACAGAGAAAAGTTTAA
- the LOC132621639 gene encoding uncharacterized protein LOC132621639 isoform X1, translating to MGACGSKPKGCVRISGRKFVKRKVSRRRSVSKNHSASQNLSKIEPSSSADRSFSNPAFQGNAESWFDPEMVIESDCEDDFHSVQDVFSQSGSFSNGVSPRFSDLVYHNGNATSDLPESQERNVVKEGAAKRNSSAELKSNNPQNEMDDLNDKTPRSVDQGGARVETGIFHNCGRQNPRLPCLARVASSDEKKKSLNPSSPRFRKKSSLTQMLSFKWRETNSSSALLSPKTVLQRPIAGSQIPCSPLGRKMANCWSCIEPNTFKVRGKNFFRDKKKELAPNCAAFYPFGADVFLSPRKIDHIARFVELPSIDSSSEVPPILVVNLQIPLYPTAIFQNEYDGEGMSFVLYFKLSENYSKEMPVQFQENLQRLIHNEIEKIKGFARDTNAPFRERLKFLGRLVNTEDLPVSAAEKKLLNAYNEKPVLSRPQHEFYLGENYFEIDLDIHRFNYLARKGVESFKDRLKNCVLDFGLTIQGNKAEDLPENMLCCIRMNEIDYAKYHRLGL from the exons ATGGGAGCGTGTGGATCGAAACCTAAAGGGTGTGTGAGAATTAGTGGCCGGAAATTTGTTAAACGGAAAGTGAGCAGAAGGAGAAGTGTGTCAAAGAACCATTCGGCTTCACAAAATCTCAGTAAGATCGAACCTTCTTCTTCAGCAGATCGTTCTTTTTCTAATCCTGCATTTCAAG GAAATGCAGAGTCTTGGTTCGACCCGGAGATGGTGATTGAATCTGATTGTGAGGATGATTTTCATAGCGTTCAAGATG TCTTTTCGCAAAGTGGATCTTTTTCAAACGGGGTTTCTCCAAGGTTTTCTGATTTAGTGTATCACAACGGCAATGCTACTTCTGACCTCCCAGAAAGTCAAGAACGAAATGTTGTCAAAGAGGGTGCTGCAAAAAGAAACTCTTCAGCAGAACTTAagtccaacaatccacaaaatgaGATGGATGACCTAAATGATAAAACGCCCCGAAGTGTGGATCAAGGTGGTGCTAGGGTTGAAACAGGAATTTTCCACAATTGTGGAAGGCAAAATCCGCGTCTGCCTTGTCTTGCTCGTGTTGCCTCTTCGGATGAAAAGAAAAAGTCTCTAAACCCGAGCTCACCACGCTTCCGGAAAAAGTCATCCCTAACCCAGATGTTATCATTTAAATGGAGAGAAACAAATTCAAGTTCTGCATTAT TATCGCCAAAGACTGTTCTGCAAAGACCAATAGCTGGTTCTCAAATTCCTTGCAGCCCGTTGGGGAGGAAAATGGCCAACTGCTGGTCATGCATTGAGCCAAATACTTTCAAAGTCCGTGGTAAAAACTTTTTCAG GGATAAGAAGAAAGAGCTTGCTCCAAACTGTGCTGCATTTTATCCTTTTGGCGCTGATGTATTCTTATCACCACGGAAAATTGATCATATTGCACGTTTTGTGGAACTTCCATCCATCGATTCATCCAGTGAAGTTCCTCCCATTCTTGTTGTGAATCTTCAG ATACCGTTGTACCCTACTGCAATCTTCCAAAATGAATATGATGGAGAAGGGATGAGTTTTGTTCTCTACTTCAAACTTTCAGAAAATTACTCAAAAGAAATGCCAGTCCAGTTTCAAGAAAATCTCCAG AGATTAATACATAATGAAATAGAGAAGATTAAAGGTTTTGCCAGGGATACAAATGCACCCTTCAGGGAAAGATTGAAATTCTTGGGTCGACTTGTAAACACAGAGGATCTTCCAGTAAGTGCGGCTGAGAAGAAACTCTTGAATGCATACAACGAAAAGCCTGTGCTCTCACGTCCTCAGCATGAATTTTATTTG GGAGAAAACTATTTTGAGATAGATTTGGACATTCACAGATTCAATTATCTCGCAAGAAAAGGAGTGGAATCATTTAAAGATAGATTGAAAAACTGTGTCCTTGACTTTGGTCTGACAATTCAG GGAAACAAGGCAGAAGATTTGCCGGAAAATATGTTATGTTGTATTAGAATGAATGAGATTGACTACGCCAAGTATCACAGACTTGGCTTGTAA
- the LOC132621795 gene encoding glycerol-3-phosphate acyltransferase RAM2 isoform X2, which translates to MDGTLLVGRSSFPYFALVAFEVGGIFRLLFLVLASPLAGLLYYFISESAGIRVLIFATFVGMKVSDIESVARAVLPKFYSSDLHPETWRVFSSSGKRCVLTANPRIMVEAFLKEYLGVDMVIGTEICTYKGRATGFVNEPGILVGENKFMALQKAFGSKSVPDTGLGDRKTDFPLMNLCKESYIVPSVKPMSQDKLLKPIVFHDGRLVQKPGPSMALMIILWIPVGFLLACLRIAAGALLPMPLVYYAFWALGVRVKVKGNPPPPAQKSTGQTGVLFICSHRTLLDPIFLSTALGRPIPAVTYSLSRLSEIISPIKTVRLTRDRVTDTNMIKKLLEEGDLVICPEGTTSREPFLLRFSALFAELTDEIVPVAMSNKMSMFHGTTARGWKGMDPFYFFMNPSPAYEVTFLNKLPYDLTCRAGKSSYDVANYIQRTIAAILSYECTNFTRKDKYTALAGNDGTVAAKNGLARKKVMGCLQRKV; encoded by the exons ATGGATGGAACTTTACTTGTTGGACGTAGCTCTTTCCCTTATTTTGCACTTGTTGCTTTTGAAGTTGGTGGTATTTTTAGGCTTCTTTTTTTGGTCCTAGCATCACCTTTAGCTGGACTACTATACTATTTCATCTCCGAGTCCGCAGGCATTCGTGTCCTAATTTTTGCAACATTTGTTGGTATGAAAGTGTCCGATATAGAGTCCGTGGCTCGTGCTGTGTTACCAAAGTTTTATTCGAGCGATTTGCACCCTGAGACATGGCGTGTTTTTTCGTCTAGTGGGAAAAGGTGTGTTCTAACGGCGAATCCTAGGATTATGGTCGAAGCGTTTTTGAAGGAATATTTAGGTGTTGATATGGTTATTGGGACAGAGATATGTACATATAAAGGAAGAGCTACTGGATTTGTAAATGAACCTGGAATTCTTGTTGGTGAGAACAAGTTTATGGCTCTTCAAAAGGCCTTTGGTTCTAAATCTGTACCAGATACTGGACTTGGTGATCGCAAGACTGATTTTCCCTTGATGAATTTATGCAAG GAAAGTTACATAGTGCCTAGTGTGAAGCCCATGAGCCAAGACAAATTACTAAAGCCTATAGTTTTCCATGATGGCCGACTTGTTCAAAAACCAGGCCCGTCAATGGCACTCATGATAATTCTTTGGATCCCAGTGGGCTTCCTCTTAGCCTGCTTGCGTATAGCCGCGGGTGCACTCCTACCAATGCCACTAGTCTATTACGCCTTTTGGGCTCTTGGTGTTCGGGTCAAAGTAAAAGGCAACCCACCTCCTCCGGCCCAAAAATCCACGGGCCAAACCGGTGTCCTTTTCATTTGCTCCCATCGAACTCTTCTTGACCCAATTTTTCTCTCAACGGCCCTTGGTAGGCCTATCCCCGCGGTCACTTACTCGTTGTCACGACTGTCTGAGATCATTTCACCTATTAAAACGGTTCGCCTTACCCGTGACCGTGTAACGGATACTAATATGATTAAAAAACTATTGGAAGAAGGTGATTTGGTTATATGCCCTGAAGGGACAACAAGTAGAGAACCATTTTTACTAAGATTTTCAGCCTTATTCGCGGAATTAACTGACGAGATTGTCCCCGTTGCAATGTCTAATAAAATGAGCATGTTCCATGGCACGACGGCTAGGGGTTGGAAAGGAATGGACCCTTTTTATTTCTTCATGAATCCTAGTCCTGCATATGAAGTGACGTTTTTGAATAAATTGCCATATGACTTGACTTGTAGAGCTGGAAAATCAAGCTATGATGTGGCGAATTATATACAGAGGACGATCGCTGCAATATTATCTTATGAGTGCACCAATTTTACTAGGAAGGATAAGTACACGGCTTTGGCTGGAAATGATGGAACAGTGGCAGCAAAAAATGGACTAGCACGCAAGAAAGTTATGGGTTGCTTACAGAGAAAAGTTTAA
- the LOC132623274 gene encoding DNA-directed RNA polymerase V subunit 5A codes for MDLNGLAMDVDGENLGTCLTSFVDDGTVESHRYFLARKTMLEMLKDRGFAIPNSEIDTTLEEFREKFGQRPDIERLRISTMHRTDLTNKVLVIFCGPTAVKVNVIRSILTQIMNKESLTRLILVIQNQMTNPAMKAVELFSFKVEIFQITDLLVNITKHVLKPRHELLTDAEKEKLLKKYNLEEKQLPRMSQKDAIARYYGLEKGQVVKVTYSSEIIETHVTYRCVW; via the exons ATGGATCTTAATGGGTTAGCTATGGATGTTGATGGGGAAAATTTAGGCACTTGTTTAACCAGCTTTGTTGATGATGGTACTGTTGAGAGTCACAGATACTTCCTTGCAAGAAAAACTATGCTTGAAATGCTTAAAGATCGTGGTTTTGCCATACCCAATTCAGAAATTGACACAACCCTTGAAGAATTTAGAGAGAAGTTTGGTCAAAGACCTGACATTGAGCGCCTCAGAATCTCCACCATGCACAGGACTGACCTTACCAATAAG GTTTTGGTCATCTTCTGTGGGCCAACTGCCGTGAAAGTGAATGTCATCCGCAGCATTTTAACTCAAATTATGAACAAGGAGTCTTTGACTCGACTGATATTAGTCATTCAAAATCAAATGACTAATCCAGCTATGAAAGCTGTGGAGCTCTTCTCATTCAAAGTTGAAATTTTCCAG ATCACAGACTTGCTTGTCAACATCACAAAACATGTTTTAAAGCCAAGGCATGAGTTGTTGACCGATGCCGAGAAAGAGAAGCTGTTGAAGAAATACAACTTGGAAGAGAAGCAG CTACCACGGATGTCTCAGAAGGATGCAATTGCTCGGTATTATGGACTGGAGAAGGGGCAGGTGGTGAAGGTCACGTACAGCAGTGAAATCATCGAGACACATGTTACCTATCGCTGTGTCTGGTGA
- the LOC132624918 gene encoding serine/threonine-protein kinase D6PKL1 — translation MNREANNSIDTDNATSLKVSFQDLSITSNTNSTSIELCSTSFTLSENNSIGSKLSDGDFEGKKMDSNSMNVDSENTSFSSVSYYCNGADPNEASFRGICLSKPHKGNDIRWDAIQCKKGKDGVLGLAHFRLLKKLGFGDIGSVYLAELRGMGCLFAMKVMDKGMLAGRKKVMRAQTEREILGLLDHPFLPTLYSHFETEKFSCLLMEFCSGGDLHLLRQRQPGKHFSEQAARFYASEVLLALEYLHMMGVVYRDLKPENVLVREDGHIMLSDFDLSLRCCVNPTLLRSSDQPSCAISAYCIQPSCIDPACKLPVCVEPSCFQPSCFKPRLFNNKTAKTRSDRSALVSSDSLPVLVAEPTTARSMSFVGTHEYLAPEIIRGDGHGSAVDWWTFGIFLYELLHGKTPFKGNGNRETLFNVVGQPLKFPEGSTVSFAAKDLIRGLLAKDPQKRLGYKRGATEIKQHPFFENVNWALIRSTHPPEIPKPVDLTCFKQSGKSSSYANDKTASDSDRSSGPYLDFEFF, via the exons ATGAATAGAGAAGCCAATAATAGCATAGACACTGATAATGCCACTTCTCTCAAGGTCAGTTTCCAAGACCTTAGTATTACTAGCAATACTAACAGTACTAGCATTGAACTTTGTAGCACTAGCTTTACCCTGTCTGAGAATAATAGCATAGGTAGTAAGTTAAGTGATGGtgattttgaagggaaaaaaatggATTCTAATTCAATGAATGTTGATAGTGAGAATACTAGTTTTAGTTCAGTTAGTTATTATTGTAACGGTGCTGACCCGAATGAGGCTAGTTTTAGGGGAATTTGTCTATCGAAACCTCACAAAGGTAACGACATTCGATGGGATGCAATACAATGTAAGAAAGGGAAAGATGGTGTGTTAGGTTTGGcacattttaggcttttgaaaaaaCTTGGATTTGGCGATATTGGTAGCGTTTATTTAGCGGAGTTGAGAGGGATGGGATGCTTGTTTGCAATGAAAGTTATGGATAAAGGGATGTTAGCTGGGAGGAAAAAGGTAATGAGAGCTCAAACTGAAAGGGAAATTTTGGGCTTGTTAGACCATCCATTTCTTCCAACCCTTTATTCACATTTTGAAACGGAGAAGTTTTCGTGTTTGTTGATGGAGTTTTGTAGTGGTGGAGATCTTCATTTGCTCAGGCAGCGTCAGCCTGGCAAGCATTTTTCAGAACAAGCAGCAAG ATTTTATGCATCAGAGGTGTTGCTTGCCCTCGAGTATTTACACATGATGGGAGTTGTATACAGAGATTTAAAGCCTGAAAATGTGTTGGTGAGGGAAGATGGCCATATAATGTTGTCGGATTTTGATCTATCATTGAGATGTTGTGTCAATCCTACCCTATTAAGATCCAGCGACCAACCTTCTTGTGCTATCTCTGCATATTGTATCCAGCCATCATGCATTGATCCGGCATGCAAATTACCAGTTTGTGTAGAGCCTTCTTGCTTTCAACCTTCGTGCTTTAAGCCTCGTCTTTTCAATAATAAAACAGCCAAAACGAGGAGTGATCGGTCAGCCTTGGTTTCTTCTGATTCACTACCCGTGCTTGTTGCAGAACCAACTACAGCTCGCTCGATGTCCTTTGTTGGGACCCACGAATATTTAGCCCCGGAAATAATTAGAGGAGATGGTCATGGTAGTGCTGTTGACTGGTGGACATTTGGGATTTTTTTGTACGAGTTACTTCACGGGAAGACACCATTTAAAGGCAATGGAAATAGAGAGACATTGTTTAATGTTGTCGGTCAACCTCTAAAATTTCCCGAGGGATCCACAGTTAGTTTTGCTGCTAAGGATTTGATCCGAGGTCTACTTGCGAAGGATCCGCAAAAAAGACTAGGGTATAAACGAGGTGCCACAGAGATAAAACAACATCCGTTTTTTGAAAACGTTAACTGGGCTCTCATTCGAAGTACTCATCCTCCAGAGATCCCTAAACCAGTTGATCTTACATGTTTTAAACAATCGGGCAAGTCATCGTCTTATGCAAACGACAAAACTGCTTCTGATTCGGATAGGTCATCTGGTCCTtatttggattttgaatttttctgA
- the LOC132621639 gene encoding uncharacterized protein LOC132621639 isoform X2 yields MGACGSKPKGCVRISGRKFVKRKVSRRRSVSKNHSASQNLRNAESWFDPEMVIESDCEDDFHSVQDVFSQSGSFSNGVSPRFSDLVYHNGNATSDLPESQERNVVKEGAAKRNSSAELKSNNPQNEMDDLNDKTPRSVDQGGARVETGIFHNCGRQNPRLPCLARVASSDEKKKSLNPSSPRFRKKSSLTQMLSFKWRETNSSSALLSPKTVLQRPIAGSQIPCSPLGRKMANCWSCIEPNTFKVRGKNFFRDKKKELAPNCAAFYPFGADVFLSPRKIDHIARFVELPSIDSSSEVPPILVVNLQIPLYPTAIFQNEYDGEGMSFVLYFKLSENYSKEMPVQFQENLQRLIHNEIEKIKGFARDTNAPFRERLKFLGRLVNTEDLPVSAAEKKLLNAYNEKPVLSRPQHEFYLGENYFEIDLDIHRFNYLARKGVESFKDRLKNCVLDFGLTIQGNKAEDLPENMLCCIRMNEIDYAKYHRLGL; encoded by the exons ATGGGAGCGTGTGGATCGAAACCTAAAGGGTGTGTGAGAATTAGTGGCCGGAAATTTGTTAAACGGAAAGTGAGCAGAAGGAGAAGTGTGTCAAAGAACCATTCGGCTTCACAAAATCTCA GAAATGCAGAGTCTTGGTTCGACCCGGAGATGGTGATTGAATCTGATTGTGAGGATGATTTTCATAGCGTTCAAGATG TCTTTTCGCAAAGTGGATCTTTTTCAAACGGGGTTTCTCCAAGGTTTTCTGATTTAGTGTATCACAACGGCAATGCTACTTCTGACCTCCCAGAAAGTCAAGAACGAAATGTTGTCAAAGAGGGTGCTGCAAAAAGAAACTCTTCAGCAGAACTTAagtccaacaatccacaaaatgaGATGGATGACCTAAATGATAAAACGCCCCGAAGTGTGGATCAAGGTGGTGCTAGGGTTGAAACAGGAATTTTCCACAATTGTGGAAGGCAAAATCCGCGTCTGCCTTGTCTTGCTCGTGTTGCCTCTTCGGATGAAAAGAAAAAGTCTCTAAACCCGAGCTCACCACGCTTCCGGAAAAAGTCATCCCTAACCCAGATGTTATCATTTAAATGGAGAGAAACAAATTCAAGTTCTGCATTAT TATCGCCAAAGACTGTTCTGCAAAGACCAATAGCTGGTTCTCAAATTCCTTGCAGCCCGTTGGGGAGGAAAATGGCCAACTGCTGGTCATGCATTGAGCCAAATACTTTCAAAGTCCGTGGTAAAAACTTTTTCAG GGATAAGAAGAAAGAGCTTGCTCCAAACTGTGCTGCATTTTATCCTTTTGGCGCTGATGTATTCTTATCACCACGGAAAATTGATCATATTGCACGTTTTGTGGAACTTCCATCCATCGATTCATCCAGTGAAGTTCCTCCCATTCTTGTTGTGAATCTTCAG ATACCGTTGTACCCTACTGCAATCTTCCAAAATGAATATGATGGAGAAGGGATGAGTTTTGTTCTCTACTTCAAACTTTCAGAAAATTACTCAAAAGAAATGCCAGTCCAGTTTCAAGAAAATCTCCAG AGATTAATACATAATGAAATAGAGAAGATTAAAGGTTTTGCCAGGGATACAAATGCACCCTTCAGGGAAAGATTGAAATTCTTGGGTCGACTTGTAAACACAGAGGATCTTCCAGTAAGTGCGGCTGAGAAGAAACTCTTGAATGCATACAACGAAAAGCCTGTGCTCTCACGTCCTCAGCATGAATTTTATTTG GGAGAAAACTATTTTGAGATAGATTTGGACATTCACAGATTCAATTATCTCGCAAGAAAAGGAGTGGAATCATTTAAAGATAGATTGAAAAACTGTGTCCTTGACTTTGGTCTGACAATTCAG GGAAACAAGGCAGAAGATTTGCCGGAAAATATGTTATGTTGTATTAGAATGAATGAGATTGACTACGCCAAGTATCACAGACTTGGCTTGTAA